A genomic segment from Gossypium hirsutum isolate 1008001.06 chromosome D04, Gossypium_hirsutum_v2.1, whole genome shotgun sequence encodes:
- the LOC107925985 gene encoding uncharacterized protein isoform X2, whose amino-acid sequence MSGGYSNSKKTDDIYEKVCGQASFAALTMSRLRCMLWGINIRICIVLIAIPVFMFGIYLHGQKITYFLRPLWESPPKPFHEIPHYYNENVTMERLCHLHGWKVRESPRRVFDAVLFNNEIDILALRWNELSPYVTQFVLLESNSTFTSLLKPLLFAGNRHQFKFVEPRLTYGMIGGRFKKGENPFVEEAYQRVALDQLLRIAGIEEDDLLTMSDVDEIPSGHTINLLRWCDDIPPVIHLQLRNYLYSFEYHVDNKSWRASVHRYKPGKTRYAHYRQSDIILSDSGWHCSFCFRYVSEFIFKMKAYSHTDRVRFPHYLNPKRIQDVICKGADLFDMLPEEYTFKEIIGKMGPIPHSYSAVHLPVYLLNNAEKYKYLLPGNCRRESG is encoded by the exons ATGTCTGGCGGCTACTCTAATTCAAAGAAGACTGATGATATCTATGAAAAAGTTTGTGGACAG GCATCCTTTGCAGCATTGACGATGTCTAGATTGCGGTGTATGTTGTGGGGGATCAATATCCGGATTTGCATCGTCCTCATCGCAATCCCGGTGTTCATGTTCGGCATATATTTGCACGGTCAAAAGATCACTTATTTCCTCAGACCGCTATGGGAATCACCTCCTAAGCCATTCCATGAAATCCCCCACTATTATAATGAGAATGTGACAATGGAGAGACTCTGCCATCTTCATGGATGGAAAGTCCGTGAGTCCCCTAGACGTGTCTTCGATGCGGTATTGTTCAACAACGAGATTGACATCCTCGCACTTCGTTGGAATGAATTGTCTCCATATGTAACGCAGTTTGTACTTCTCGAGTCTAACTCCACGTTCACTAGCTTACTGAAACCATTGCTTTTCGCTGGCAACAGACATCAATTTAAGTTTGTCGAGCCTCGTTTGACATATGGGATGATTGGTGGGAGGTTCAAGAAGGGTGAAAATCCTTTCGTCGAAGAAGCGTATCAGAGAGTTGCATTGGATCAGCTTCTTAGAATAGCCGGGATAGAAGAGGATGATTTATTGACAATGTCTGATGTCGATGAGATCCCTAGTGGGCATACGATTAATCTATTGAGATGGTGTGATGATATACCGCCTGTCATTCATCTTCAGTTGAGAAACTATTTGTACTCTTTCGAGTATCATGTTGACAACAAGAGCTGGAGAGCTTCGGTCCACAGATACAAGCCAGGTAAGACCAGATATGCTCATTATCGTCAATCCGATATAATCTTGTCCGATTCAGGGTGGCATTGTAGCTTTTGTTTTCGGTACGTCAGTGAGTTCATATTCAAGATGAAAGCTTACAGCCATACCGACCGAGTGAGGTTCCCTCACTACTTGAACCCCAAGAGGATTCAGGATGTAATATGCAAAGGGGCTGACCTATTCGACATGCTTCCCGAAGAATACACATTCAAGGAGATCATCGGGAAGATGGGACCGATCCCCCACTCGTATTCAGCCGTCCATCTTCCTGTTTATCTGTTGAACAATGCAGAGAAATATAAATACCTTTTGCCCGGAAACTGCAGAAGAGAGAGTGGCTGA
- the LOC107926099 gene encoding CRM-domain containing factor CFM9, mitochondrial: MFAARNLQKHCLKTLSSLLQSNPNRNVVAFKDTAPKLISSNVIRLDGCFEDNFASFPSFTDPFNGWFRMMSTSRGRSMRSKVERRMQKESGKTAREIRRAKKIKKKLMTDEERLIYNLKRAKKKVALLLQKLKKYELPELPPSVHDPELLTPEQLQAFKKIGFRNKNYVPVGVRGVFGGVVQNMHLHWKFHETVQVCCDNFPKEKIKEMATMLARLSGGIVINIHNVKTIIMFRGRNYRQPKNLIPINTLTKRKALFKARFEQALEAQKLNIKKIEQELRREGINPEDPVAMASIQRVAATFFNAIDEKEGSPYVFRGDQSPIAEPKTTLAHEEAPAESDQEDLDRFIDEIEHAADREWAEGEEEEKEEIGRIRYWNRQEFGGRPGRFDNLQNDYSDDEFRGSRGWKGPHGNKRTAGSVDEYEDNFGDAAGLDRGNAGGLSEAGSEDYDDGSEEDFEFKRSMVEKRKQDTVGRWSSTAGIKRNAGGSYRRAVAEEDSEMESMLDDLDSAMRESEVEEDEDDDFGASNRSKNFRSSSDEEDGFYTTKGSEKNRVKYYESDGCYEDNAELEKSNRAAYGKVDRIGRGRNADAEYRKKITKEADDVFSD; encoded by the exons ATGTTTGCTGCTAGGAATCTTCAAAAACACTGCTTGAAGACTCTGTCTTCTCTGTTGCAATCAAATCCCAACAG GAATGTTGTGGCTTTTAAGGATACTGCTCCCAAACTAATTTCAAGCAATGTGATACGATTAGATGGATGTTTTGAAGATAATTTTGCATCATTTCCTTCCTTCACTGATCCCTTCAATGGATGGTTTCGGATGATGTCGACTTCAAGGGGGAGAAGTATGCGAAGCAAGGTCGAAAGACGAATGCAGAAAGAGTCTGGTAAAACAGCTAGGGAAATCCGGAGGGCGAAGAAGATTAAGAAAAAGCTTATGACTGATGAGGAGAGGCTTATTTACAACCTCAAGAGA GCTAAGAAGAAAGTTGCACTTCTATTACAAAAACTCAAGAAGTATGAGCTTCCAGAGCTGCCGCCTTCTGTGCATGATCCCGAGCTTTTGACCCCTGAGCAGCTTCAAGCATTTAAAAAGATTGGATTCAGAAACAAAAATTATGTTCCCGTTGGAGTCCGTGGGGTCTTTGGAGGAGTTGTCCAAAATATGCATCTCCACTGGAAATTTCATGAGACAGTGCAAGTTTGTTGTGATAACTTCCCCAAAGAAAAGATAAAGGAAATGGCAACCATGCTTGCGAGACTGAGTGGTGGAATTGTCATTAACATACACAATGTGAAAACAATTATCATGTTCCGTGGACGAAATTATCGCCAACCAAAAAATCTGATTCCCATCAATACTCTTACCAAAAGGAAG GCATTGTTCAAGGCCAGATTTGAACAAGCTCTTGAAGCTCAGAAGTTAAACATAAAGAAGATAGAACAAGAACTTCGGCGAGAAGGTATAAACCCTGAGGATCCAGTCGCAATGGCCAGTATTCAGAGAGTTGCTGCAACATTCTTCAATGCAATCGATGAGAAAGAAGGCAGTCCATATGTCTTTCGTGGCGACCAGTCGCCTATAGCAGAACCTAAGACAACTTTGGCACATGAAGAAGCTCCTGCTGAGAGTGACCAGGAGGATCTAGACAGATTTATAGATGAGATCGAGCATGCAGCTGATCGAGAGTGGGCTGaaggggaagaagaagaaaaagaagagattgGGAGAATTAGATACTGGAATAGACAAGAGTTTGGAGGAAGGCCTGGGAGATTCGATAACCTTCAAAATGATTACTCTGATGATGAGTTTAGAGGGTCAAGGGGTTGGAAAGGTCCACATGGGAACAAGAGGACTGCTGGTAGTGTGGATGAATATGAAGATAATTTTGGGGATGCTGCTGGGCTGGATCGGGGTAATGCTGGTGGTTTAAGTGAGGCTGGAAGTGAAGATTATGATGATGGTTCGGAAGAAGATTTTGAGTTCAAGAGATCTATGGTGGAAAAAAGAAAGCAAGATACAGTTGGAAGGTGGAGTAGCACTGCTGGTATCAAGAGAAATGCTGGAGGTAGTTATAGACGAGCAGTGGcagaagaagattctgagatggAAAGTATGTTGGATGACCTAGACAGTGCAATGCGAGAATCGGAGGTTGAggaagatgaagatgatgatttCGGAGCATCAAATCGTAGTAAAAATTTCAGGAGCAGCAGTGATGAAGAGGATGGATTTTATACCACAAAGGGAAGTGAGAAAAATAGGGTCAAATATTACGAGAGTGACGGTTGTTATGAAGATAATGCCGAGCTTGAGAAGTCAAACAGAGCCGCATATGGGAAGGTCGATAGGATTGGTAGAGGCAGAAACGCGGATGCTGAATATAGGAAAAAGATTACCAAGGAAGCTGATGATGTGTTCAGTGACTAA
- the LOC107925985 gene encoding uncharacterized protein isoform X1, with protein sequence MSGGYSNSKKTDDIYEKVCGQQASFAALTMSRLRCMLWGINIRICIVLIAIPVFMFGIYLHGQKITYFLRPLWESPPKPFHEIPHYYNENVTMERLCHLHGWKVRESPRRVFDAVLFNNEIDILALRWNELSPYVTQFVLLESNSTFTSLLKPLLFAGNRHQFKFVEPRLTYGMIGGRFKKGENPFVEEAYQRVALDQLLRIAGIEEDDLLTMSDVDEIPSGHTINLLRWCDDIPPVIHLQLRNYLYSFEYHVDNKSWRASVHRYKPGKTRYAHYRQSDIILSDSGWHCSFCFRYVSEFIFKMKAYSHTDRVRFPHYLNPKRIQDVICKGADLFDMLPEEYTFKEIIGKMGPIPHSYSAVHLPVYLLNNAEKYKYLLPGNCRRESG encoded by the exons ATGTCTGGCGGCTACTCTAATTCAAAGAAGACTGATGATATCTATGAAAAAGTTTGTGGACAG CAGGCATCCTTTGCAGCATTGACGATGTCTAGATTGCGGTGTATGTTGTGGGGGATCAATATCCGGATTTGCATCGTCCTCATCGCAATCCCGGTGTTCATGTTCGGCATATATTTGCACGGTCAAAAGATCACTTATTTCCTCAGACCGCTATGGGAATCACCTCCTAAGCCATTCCATGAAATCCCCCACTATTATAATGAGAATGTGACAATGGAGAGACTCTGCCATCTTCATGGATGGAAAGTCCGTGAGTCCCCTAGACGTGTCTTCGATGCGGTATTGTTCAACAACGAGATTGACATCCTCGCACTTCGTTGGAATGAATTGTCTCCATATGTAACGCAGTTTGTACTTCTCGAGTCTAACTCCACGTTCACTAGCTTACTGAAACCATTGCTTTTCGCTGGCAACAGACATCAATTTAAGTTTGTCGAGCCTCGTTTGACATATGGGATGATTGGTGGGAGGTTCAAGAAGGGTGAAAATCCTTTCGTCGAAGAAGCGTATCAGAGAGTTGCATTGGATCAGCTTCTTAGAATAGCCGGGATAGAAGAGGATGATTTATTGACAATGTCTGATGTCGATGAGATCCCTAGTGGGCATACGATTAATCTATTGAGATGGTGTGATGATATACCGCCTGTCATTCATCTTCAGTTGAGAAACTATTTGTACTCTTTCGAGTATCATGTTGACAACAAGAGCTGGAGAGCTTCGGTCCACAGATACAAGCCAGGTAAGACCAGATATGCTCATTATCGTCAATCCGATATAATCTTGTCCGATTCAGGGTGGCATTGTAGCTTTTGTTTTCGGTACGTCAGTGAGTTCATATTCAAGATGAAAGCTTACAGCCATACCGACCGAGTGAGGTTCCCTCACTACTTGAACCCCAAGAGGATTCAGGATGTAATATGCAAAGGGGCTGACCTATTCGACATGCTTCCCGAAGAATACACATTCAAGGAGATCATCGGGAAGATGGGACCGATCCCCCACTCGTATTCAGCCGTCCATCTTCCTGTTTATCTGTTGAACAATGCAGAGAAATATAAATACCTTTTGCCCGGAAACTGCAGAAGAGAGAGTGGCTGA